Proteins found in one Sorghum bicolor cultivar BTx623 chromosome 1, Sorghum_bicolor_NCBIv3, whole genome shotgun sequence genomic segment:
- the LOC8058751 gene encoding respiratory burst oxidase homolog protein F: MASSHSHEPSSSSKNPAMQPSSSPLSEPGFSGTSPVPVWPAARSPSIQFVSNVVVGDGDAVAASLSACPSSTSSGSSSDIEIQVLFQGNDDYYVYDDDYSTTTTTSPAAVWSRSTSFHACSDDGELDVEAAGRSRLLRAQSLRSMEEFIERDSTGELRWSALEGGVLHHFASRSRRSNAGESESNSSSVYPLPVNLNINSSRSIGRSPSHGIRIAMDSCDRNSTSRITEKHIKQAIMFSASLNKLTLNQDEATEYTNLILEELQTGQGVIQMNVMRKGLSRDLQPTCWAIPLPIKCSQQILTATIVFFQAQWRRIFVVFLWLMACAALFTWKFMQYRQRLAFEVMGYCLSTAKGAAETLKLNMAIVLLPVCRNTVTWLRRSRVINSAIPFNDNINFHKLVAAGIVIGIILHGGIHLACDFPRIARAEKTFFGRTIASDFGYHQPSYLEIVASTEGITGIAMVVLMLIAFLLASSPWRRNPGTLPPLVRQFAGFNSFWYSHHVFIAVYVLLIVHSMFLFLAKDVAEKTTWMYVAIPVVIYVGERFYRMVRSMVFDVKILNATTYPGKVLALKVTKPPGFQYRSGMYVFVQCPEVSKFEWHPFSLTSAPDDDHLSIHIRSLGDWSYQMYNVFQQALLSSNSSLPKILFDGPYGAASQDHSKYEIILLIGLGIGATPFISVLKDIANGLDKGHGSLNYHSDRLKKAYFYWVTREQGSFEWFRDIMKEVSVLDSKQGVIEMYNYLTSVYQEGDKRSMLISVIQALHFARHGIDIISKTPVRTHFSRPNWPRVLHGLARRHIGERIGVFYCGPDDLGRQLEKLCHKVNMRTFTRFVFHKEHF; the protein is encoded by the exons ATGGCATCCTCCCATTCCCATGAACCCAGCTCTAGCTCAAAGAACCCTGCCATGCAACCAAGTTCGTCACCGCTGTCAGAGCCTGGATTTTCAGGCACTTCTCCAGTTCCAGTCTGGCCGGCGGCCCGCAGTCCTTCCATACAGTTCGTGTCCAACGTTGTTGTTGGCGACGGCGACGCGGTGGCAGCGTCCCTGAGCGCCTGCCCGTCGTCGACGAGTTCTGGGAGTTCATCGGACATTGAGATCCAGGTGCTCTTCCAGGGGAACGACGACTACTACGTCTACGACGATGACTActccacgacgacgacgacgtcgccGGCGGCCGTGTGGTCGCGCAGCACGTCTTTCCATGCGTGCAGCGACGACGGTGAGCTGGATGTGGAAGCCGCCGGGAGGTCAAGGCTGCTGCGAGCGCAGTCGCTGAGGTCGATGGAGGAGTTCATCGAGCGCGACAGCACGGGGGAGCTGAGGTGGAGTGCTTTGGAGGGAGGAGTGCTTCATCATTTCGCGTCGAGGTCGCGGAGGAGTAACGCTG GTGAGAGTGAATCTAACAGTTCATCCGTATATCCTCTCCCGGTCAATCTAAATATCAACTCCAGTAGGTCGATCGGTCGATCTCCTAGTCATGGCATCAGAATAGCAATGGATAG CTGCGACAGAAACTCAACTAGCAGAATCACAGAAAAGCATATTAAGCAG GCAATTATGTTCAGTGCCTCTCTGAACAAGCTCACATTAAACCAAGATGAGGCCACTGAATACACAAACTTGATCCTAGAAGAGCTCCAGACAGGCCAAGGAGTCATTCAG ATGAATGTCATGAGGAAGGGCCTGTCAAGGGATCTCCAACCAACTTGCTGGGCAATACCATTGCCAATAAAATGCAGCCAACAGATACTAACTGCAACCATAGTCTTCTTCCAAGCTCAATGGAGGCGTATATTTGTGGTTTTCTTGTGGCTCATGGCATGTGCTGCACTCTTCACATGGAAGTTCATGCAGTATAGACAGCGGTTGGCTTTTGAGGTAATGGGGTACTGCCTGTCGACGGCCAAGGGGGCCGCAGAGACACTCAAGCTCAACATGGCCATTGTGCTCCTACCTGTTTGCCGCAACACAGTCACTTGGCTCAGGAGAAGCCGTGTTATCAACTCGGCCATCCCATTTAATGACAACATTAACTTCCAcaag CTTGTTGCGGCGGGTATTGTGATCGGTATAATCCTTCATGGAGGCATCCACCTGGCATGTGACTTCCCAAGGATTGCAAGAGCAGAAAAGACCTTCTTTGGACGTACAATTGCTTCTGACTTTGGGTACCACCAGCCATCCTACCTGGAGATAGTGGCATCAACCGAGGGGATAACTGGTATAGCAATGGTGGTCCTAATGTTGATCGCATTCTTGCTTGCTAGTAGTCCTTGGAGAAGGAATCCAGGAACGCTGCCGCCTCTTGTCAGACAGTTTGCTGGGTTCAATTCCTTCTGGTACTCACACCATGTGTTCATTGCCGTCTATGTTCTCCTCATCGTGCATTCCATGTTCCTCTTCCTAGCAAAGGATGTCGCAGAGAAGACG ACATGGATGTATGTCGCAATTCCTGTGGTGATCTACGTTGGAGAACGATTCTACAGGATGGTCAGATCTATGGTGTTTGATGTCAAGATCCTCAAT GCAACAACTTATCCAGGGAAGGTACTTGCCCTCAAGGTGACAAAGCCTCCAGGTTTTCAATATCGAAGTGGAATGTATGTATTTGTCCAATGTCCAGAAGTATCAAAGTTTGAATG GCACCCATTTTCCCTTACATCTGCTCCAGATGATGATCACTTGAGCATCCACATAAGATCTCTTGGTGATTGGAGCTACCAAATGTATAATGTCTTCCAACAG GCACTGCTTTCCAGCAACTCCAGCCTGCCCAAAATATTATTTGATGGTCCCTACGGTGCAGCATCACAGGATCACTCCAAATATGAAATTATCTTGTTAATTGGGCTTGGAATAGGAGCAACGCCTTTCATAAGTGTTCTTAAAGACATTGCCAATGGATTAGATAAG GGACATGGCAGCCTAAATTATCACTCCGACCGACTGAagaaggcctacttttattgggTGACAAGAGAGCAGGGATCCTTTGAGTGGTTCAGGGATATCATGAAAGAGGTTTCAGTTCTAGATAGCAAGCAG GGTGTGATAGAAATGTATAACTATCTGACAAGTGTCTACCAAGAAGGTGATAAGCGGTCGATGCTAATAAGTGTGATTCAAGCACTTCATTTTGCACGCCATGGCATTGATATCATCTCTAAAACTCCG GTTCGTACGCACTTTTCGAGGCCAAACTGGCCTAGAGTGCTCCATGGTCTTGCAAGAAGGCATATCGGGGAGAGGATAG GGGTTTTCTACTGTGGTCCAGACGATTTGGGAAGACAACTGGAGAAGCTCTGCCACAAAGTGAATATGAGAACATTCACGAGATTTGTGTTCCACAAGGAACATTTCTAA
- the LOC8058750 gene encoding uncharacterized protein LOC8058750 isoform X1, translating into MNARFVLPWLMDFAQYEMLLTENVAHHAPKLETRTRGGVRHGGAGRGTSPLAAPALTNRGGTCNHPQSLAITLHRTRDSPFSPIVTQVGSKLAPPAGVHNHIRLHGLHPTASVRLALSRRLQGIGLPQTSPGFNAATVRHPQPAVSPRSPSLVIESEAPRAPSLLWHCLLKTSGRQRQLHGNPSHRRTPVIVMHRPKGSSGKSTFSLQLVRGRPALLPPGAPVAAGPQGASWATKPAPPATKAASHGHCRSSTPLQARPRGGVRPSVTMRRRTGHSRAIPTSPRPSAGGRCICAQMDSDARSPSIWRLCRTADGLLLFVSLRVDCQYVFALTSALPTYKNAQSLLIHINAFLTEVIFLLI; encoded by the exons ATGAATGCAAGATTTGTACTTCCATGGCTAATGGACTTTGCACAATATGAGATGCTACTTACTGAGAATGTCGCGCATCATGCACCAAAGTTAGAG ACCCGCACCCGTGGAGGAGTACGCCATGGCGGAGCAGGCAGAGGCACAAGTCCGCTGGCTGCGCCTGCACTAACAAATCGAG GTGGGACGTGCAATCACCCCCAATCACTGGCAATCACTCTGCATCGCACGCGCGACTCTCCTTTCTCCCCAATTGTCACGCAGGTGGGCTCCAAACTCGCGCCGCCAGCCGGCGTCCACAACCACATCCGCCTCCACGGCCTGCACCCCACCGCCTCCGTCCGACTCGCTCTAAGTCGCAGGCTGCAAGGAATTGGCCTTCCTCAGACGTCGCCAGGCTTCAACGCAGCCACCGTTCGACATCCGCAACCGGCCGTGTCTCCGCGATCTCCCTCGCTGGTCATCGAGTCCGAGGCTCCACGTGCCCCATCCCTCCTATGGCATTGTCTCCTCAAAACCTCAGGCAGGCAGCGGCAGCTACATGGAAaccctagccaccgccgcaCTCCAGTCATCGTCATGCACAGGCCCAAGGGGAGCAGCGGCAAGTCCACGTTCTCCCTCCAGTTGGTGCGGGGGCGTCCTGCACTCCTGCCTCCTGGAGCACCGGTCGCTGCAGGTCCCCAAGGCGCCTCTTGGGCCACCAAGCCAGCCCCGCCGGCAACTAAGGCCGCCTCGCATGGCCACTGCCGGTCGTCCACGCCACTGCAGGCCCGCCCTCGTGGAGGAGTACGGCCTTCGGTGACAATGAGGCGAAGAACAGGTCACAGTAGAGCGATACCGACGAGCCCGAGGCCAAGCGCTG GAGGACGGTGCATCTGTGCCCAGATGGACAGCGATGCACGCTCTCCTTCGATTTGGCGCCTGTGCAGAACTGCAGATGGGTTACTGCTATTTGTCTCTTTACGAGTTGATTGTCAATATGTGTTTGCACTTACTTCTGCACTACCTACTTATAAAAATGCTCAATCTCTGTTAATTCACATCAATGCGTTTTTAACTGAagtaatttttttattaatttga
- the LOC8058750 gene encoding uncharacterized protein LOC8058750 isoform X2: MASSRNPDALAAPALTPAPAAVAQAQNPSIAPGDPPSPEMETTAEALTREEVLRRRRRRAARLAGVYRRLYWAMAEEVRARHRQYVWDLARSPLEAEQPPAPPGVPIPAAGEPPRPAPVPRRKKCGFTGCKVRAMATTRFCHSHVLSDPKQLLYKPCAYITKSGLQGGLVTCGRPIIKSAAPSLCNIHLQRCQKSIAQAYRKVGFNPPLTGKVTPKFSVLVAECVRQIQDKRRKSLKPTARQKCPKDGNVD; the protein is encoded by the exons ATGGCCTCATCCCGGAACCCCGATGCActggcggcgccggcgctgaCTCCGGCGCCCGCGGCGGTGGCGCAGGCCCAAAACCCTAGCATTGCCCCCGGCGACCCGCCGTCGCCGGAGATGGAGACCACGGCGGAGGCTCTCACGCGGGAGGAGGTcctccggcggcgccggcgccgcgcggCCCGGCTAGCCGGTGTATACCGCCGGCTCTACTGGGCCATGGCCGAGGAGGTGCGCGCGCGGCACCGGCAGTACGTCTGGGACCTCGCCCGGAGCCCACTGGAGGCAGAGCAGCCGCCAGCCCCTCCCGGGGTGCCCATCCCGGCGGCTGGGGAGCCGCCGAGGCCGGCGCCGGTGCCGAGGAGGAAGAAGTGCGGATTCACAGGGTGCAAGGTGCGGGCCATGGCCACGACCCGCTTCTGCCACTCCCACGTCCTCTCCGATCCCAAACAGCTGCTGTACAAGCCCTGCGCGTACATCACTAAGAG TGGGCTACAGGGTGGGCTTGTCACCTGTGGTAGGCCAATCATAAAGTCTGCAGCTCCCTCCCTCTGTAATATTCACTTGCAAAGATGTCAGAAAAGCATTGCACAAGCTTATAGGAAGGTTGGCTTTAACCCACCCCTTACAGGCAAGGTCACCCCAAAGTTTAGTGTTTTGGTTGCTGAATGTGTTCGTCAGATCCAAGACAAAAGGAGAAAATCACTGAAACCTACAGCACGACAGAAATGTCCTAAAGATGGAAATGTTGACTGA
- the LOC8058107 gene encoding probable xyloglucan galactosyltransferase GT19, which translates to MVNPLFIFLPLLSVAAGTDGPDPCVGRRIHIRSLPPRFNTDLLRHCGADAFPLADPSAAATSTPPCESLANHGLGPRTHPRSRSWYRTDARLLEAFFHRRILERDCLADDPADADAVFLPYYAALDALPYVLDPGLLDESARHGVALAEFLSRDQARILSRRHGHDHFLVVAGSAWDYAQSPSVEPRLWGSTSLLRLPELANFTFLTLESRTWPWQEHAIPHPTSFHPSSLGHLRAWLARARRSRRATLMLFAGGASRPSRPNIRGSILSECANRTDACVVVDCSGGKCAHDPVRYMRPMLRSKFCLQPPGDTPTRRSTFDAILAGCVPVFFEDLAARRQYGWHLPPVRYDEFSVHIPKEAVVFGGVRIVEALEAVPEEEVRRMRRRVLEMAPRVVYRRHGSTPELREAVKDAVDLAVDGVLQRIRRRTRALEDGLPERIYAQEEDSVDI; encoded by the coding sequence ATGGTTAATCCCCTCTTCATCTTCCTCCCCCTCCTCAGCGTCGCCGCCGGCACCGACGGGCCGGACCCATGCGTAGGCCGGCGGATCCACATCCGCAGCCTGCCTCCGCGCTTCAACACCGACCTCCTCCGCCACTGCGGGGCCGACGCCTTCCCGCTCGCCGACCCGTCCGCGGCGGCCACCTCGACCCCGCCCTGCGAGTCGCTCGCCAACCACGGGCTCGGGCCTCGCACTCACCCACGCAGCCGGTCTTGGTACCGCACCGACGCGCGGCTTCTGGAGGCCTTCTTCCACCGCCGCATCCTGGAGCGGGACTGCCTCGCCGACGACccggccgacgccgacgccgtgtTCCTGCCCTACTACGCGGCTCTCGACGCCCTGCCGTACGTGCTCGATCCGGGCCTGCTCGACGAATCCGCGCGGCACGGCGTGGCGCTGGCGGAGTTCCTGTCGCGGGACCAGGCACGGATCCTGTCTCGCCGGCACGGGCATGACCATTTCCTGGTGGTCGCGGGGTCCGCGTGGGACTACGCGCAGTCGCCGAGCGTGGAGCCGAGGCTATGGGGCTCGACGTCGCTGCTGCGGCTGCCGGAGCTGGCCAACTTCACGTTCCTGACCCTGGAGTCCCGCACGTGGCCGTGGCAGGAGCACGCGATCCCGCACCCGACGTCCTTCCACCCGTCCTCCCTCGGCCACCTCCGCGCCTGGCTCGCCCGCGCGCGCCGTTCGCGTCGCGCCACGCTGATGCTCTTCGCGGGCGGCGCCTCCCGCCCGTCCCGGCCCAACATCCGGGGCTCCATCCTCTCCGAGTGCGCCAACCGCACCGACGCGTGCGTCGTCGTCGACTGCTCCGGCGGCAAATGCGCGCACGACCCGGTCCGGTACATGCGCCCCATGCTGCGGTCCAAGTTCTGCCTGCAGCCGCCGGGGGACACGCCGACGCGGCGCTCCACGTTCGACGCCATCCTCGCCGGGTGCGTGCCCGTGTTCTTCGAGGACCTCGCGGCGCGGAGGCAGTACGGGTGGCACCTGCCCCCAGTGCGGTACGACGAGTTCTCGGTGCACATACCCAAGGAGGCCGTGGTGTTCGGCGGCGTCCGAATCGTCGAGGCGCTGGAGGCCGTGCCGGAGGAAGAGGTGCGGAGGATGCGGCGGCGCGTGCTGGAGATGGCGCCGAGGGTGGTGTACCGGCGGCACGGGAGCACGCCTGAGCTGAGGGAGGCCGTGAAGGACGCCGTCGACCTCGCCGTGGATGGCGTGCTGCAGAGGATCCGGAGGCGGACGCGTGCACTGGAGGACGGACTGCCGGAGAGGATTTACGCGCAAGAGGAGGATAGCGTCGACATATAG